A portion of the Acidobacteriaceae bacterium genome contains these proteins:
- a CDS encoding cation:proton antiporter: MLALIATVVTLAALFGLVSTRWLKLPIAVGTMLLTVLLSIVLALTSQLFPGVHAWAMHSVLRIDYGPFILHGLLSLLLFAGAFLLDLEHLLNEKLAVGFLAGLGTVLSTVLVGVGMHYGAVLVGFHPSWAQAFLFGALISPTDPIAVLEMLRRVAAPHYLQAQLAGESLFNDGVGAVIFLTVLGIAEGGKVPSIGEVSAQLLIEAGGGLLLGVALAMPVSRMMRAVNTYHVEILLTLSLALGGYAIADNLHLSAPLEAVAAGLALRWMNARHPAAISHVQIEHFWTAIDEVQNSVLFVLMGCEFLAVTFTRTSLLTGVFAIAVVNAARFAATAIVLGLIQRLQPGHRSSLLVLGWGGLRGGLSIALALSIPEALGRNWILTATYTVVIFSIVLKGGTMDLFLQRFRNSIAA, from the coding sequence ATGCTTGCTCTGATCGCCACAGTCGTGACGTTGGCCGCCCTCTTTGGTCTGGTCAGCACTCGATGGCTGAAACTGCCTATCGCCGTCGGCACCATGCTGCTGACGGTGCTGCTCTCGATCGTGCTCGCGCTCACCAGCCAGCTCTTCCCGGGCGTCCACGCCTGGGCCATGCACTCCGTGCTGCGCATCGACTACGGTCCGTTCATCCTGCACGGCCTGCTCTCGCTTCTGCTCTTCGCTGGCGCCTTCCTGCTCGACCTGGAGCACCTGCTGAACGAGAAGCTGGCCGTCGGCTTCCTCGCCGGTCTCGGCACCGTGCTGTCCACCGTGCTGGTGGGTGTGGGGATGCACTACGGCGCGGTGCTGGTCGGCTTCCACCCCTCCTGGGCGCAGGCGTTTCTCTTCGGCGCGCTCATCTCGCCGACCGACCCCATCGCCGTGCTGGAGATGCTGCGCCGCGTCGCTGCGCCGCACTACCTGCAGGCACAACTCGCCGGGGAAAGCCTCTTCAACGACGGCGTCGGCGCAGTCATCTTCCTCACCGTGCTCGGCATCGCCGAAGGCGGCAAGGTGCCATCGATTGGCGAGGTCAGCGCGCAGCTACTTATCGAAGCAGGCGGCGGACTGCTGCTCGGCGTGGCACTGGCCATGCCCGTCTCCCGCATGATGCGCGCCGTGAACACCTATCACGTGGAGATTCTGCTCACACTCTCACTCGCGCTCGGCGGCTATGCCATCGCCGATAACCTGCACCTCTCCGCTCCGCTCGAAGCCGTTGCCGCAGGCCTGGCGCTGCGCTGGATGAACGCTCGCCACCCGGCAGCCATCTCGCACGTACAGATCGAGCACTTCTGGACCGCCATCGACGAGGTCCAGAACTCGGTGCTCTTCGTCCTGATGGGCTGCGAGTTCCTCGCCGTCACCTTCACCCGCACATCCCTGCTGACCGGCGTCTTTGCGATTGCCGTGGTCAACGCGGCCCGCTTCGCAGCCACAGCGATCGTGCTCGGCCTCATCCAGCGGCTACAACCCGGCCACCGCAGTTCGCTGCTCGTGCTCGGCTGGGGAGGCCTGCGCGGCGGCCTCTCCATCGCTCTGGCCCTCAGCATTCCAGAAGCGCTCGGCCGCAACTGGATTCTCACCGCGACCTACACCGTCGTCATCTTCTCCATCGTGCTCAAAGGCGGAACGATGGACCTCTTCCTCCAGAGGTTCCGCAACAGCATCGCGGCATAG
- a CDS encoding MmcQ/YjbR family DNA-binding protein → MNAERAREFLLTLPHVVETTQWGDNLVFWVGDKRLGGKMFALLDLDGELSHGVACWAAGPERFHELVEQEGLFPARYLARAHWVAARQWTALRDREWQDELRAACAIVHDKLPKRVQAALLLPAREQQKLFRERETKAAPAAAKKPRKPKA, encoded by the coding sequence ATGAACGCCGAACGAGCCCGAGAGTTCCTGCTGACGCTGCCGCATGTGGTCGAGACCACGCAGTGGGGCGACAACCTCGTCTTCTGGGTGGGGGACAAGCGGCTGGGTGGCAAGATGTTTGCGCTTCTCGACCTCGACGGCGAACTCTCGCACGGTGTCGCATGCTGGGCCGCGGGGCCGGAGCGCTTCCACGAACTCGTTGAGCAGGAGGGCCTCTTCCCCGCACGCTATCTTGCGCGGGCCCACTGGGTCGCAGCCCGCCAGTGGACGGCGCTGCGCGATCGCGAGTGGCAGGACGAACTGCGCGCAGCCTGCGCCATCGTCCACGACAAGCTGCCAAAGCGCGTACAGGCCGCGCTTCTGCTCCCCGCACGCGAGCAGCAGAAGCTCTTCCGCGAACGAGAGACCAAGGCCGCGCCCGCTGCCGCAAAGAAGCCCCGCAAGCCTAAAGCGTAG
- a CDS encoding ATP-dependent DNA ligase, translating into MENTLFAEVASLADALAKESSRLKKRSSIAVVVERVYREGASGDLSRLVRYLAGEPYAEADPRKLNAGGAILSRVVKSLSGATDAELTAAYRRHGDLGEAAFELLGKAPLQATLTLLDVSLAFDVMATARSTQAREVALVGMLQAATALEAKYLLKLMLGDMRIGVKASLIEEAIAVAATNAGQVADVAAVRHAVMLEADLGRAAEMAFAGTLAQARMRLFHPLGFMLASPVESPEEAVARFTAKPKPVSKPKKRAGKVAGELAVDAAEEAMAEDVAAEAGISDERGDPGQVHALLEDKFDGMRAQLHFGDPEQPGRVAIYSRNREDITQSFPELVEAFAKANATGATILDGEILGWEFAASRALPFAVLGQRIGRKRVDNDLRRTVPVVFMAFDVMFASGDLQLPRPLRERRALLEQLAAALQPQAVSPLELDAAFVPGGLFAAESSEEAVERLRISPAQTVESAEAIDRAYADARARANEGVMIKAAGSAYLPGRRGLAWVKLKRTLETLDVVITGAEFGSGRRSQVLSDYTFAVRGPGGELLNVGKAYSGLTDVEIAEMTEWLKAHTLADHGHFRTVEPLRVLEVAFNNIMRSDRHASGFALRFPRIVRLRDDKPVQEIDTLERVEEVFQSQPDKPLEGVEGERA; encoded by the coding sequence ATGGAGAACACATTGTTTGCCGAGGTTGCTTCGTTGGCCGATGCTTTGGCAAAAGAAAGCAGCAGGCTGAAAAAGCGCTCGTCGATTGCAGTGGTGGTGGAGCGAGTGTACCGCGAGGGCGCGAGCGGCGATCTGTCGCGGCTGGTGCGTTACCTTGCAGGCGAGCCGTATGCAGAGGCTGACCCACGCAAGCTGAACGCTGGCGGGGCGATTCTCTCGCGTGTGGTGAAGAGTCTTTCCGGCGCCACGGACGCAGAGTTGACCGCCGCCTACCGGCGCCACGGCGATCTGGGAGAGGCGGCGTTTGAACTGCTGGGCAAGGCTCCTTTGCAGGCTACGTTGACGCTGTTGGACGTGAGTTTAGCGTTCGATGTCATGGCCACGGCGCGTTCGACGCAGGCCCGGGAGGTTGCGCTCGTGGGCATGCTGCAAGCGGCGACGGCGCTGGAGGCGAAGTATCTGCTGAAGCTGATGCTGGGCGACATGCGGATCGGGGTGAAGGCGAGCCTGATCGAAGAGGCGATCGCCGTGGCTGCGACGAACGCGGGCCAGGTTGCCGATGTCGCGGCGGTGAGGCACGCCGTGATGCTGGAGGCGGACCTCGGTCGCGCGGCGGAGATGGCCTTTGCCGGGACGCTCGCCCAGGCGAGGATGCGGCTCTTTCATCCGCTGGGCTTCATGCTGGCTTCTCCGGTGGAGTCGCCCGAAGAGGCGGTCGCGCGGTTCACTGCGAAGCCGAAGCCAGTGAGCAAGCCTAAGAAGCGAGCCGGGAAGGTTGCTGGAGAGCTTGCCGTGGATGCTGCTGAAGAGGCGATGGCCGAAGACGTAGCTGCCGAGGCAGGCATCTCCGACGAGAGGGGCGATCCTGGGCAGGTTCACGCATTGCTTGAGGACAAGTTCGATGGAATGCGCGCGCAGCTTCACTTCGGCGACCCTGAGCAGCCGGGGCGCGTTGCGATTTACTCGCGCAACCGCGAGGACATCACGCAAAGCTTTCCCGAACTGGTGGAGGCGTTTGCCAAGGCGAACGCGACGGGCGCGACGATTCTGGACGGCGAGATTCTCGGCTGGGAGTTTGCCGCGAGCCGAGCGCTACCGTTTGCCGTGCTCGGCCAGCGCATCGGCCGGAAGCGCGTCGACAACGATCTGCGACGGACGGTCCCGGTCGTCTTCATGGCCTTCGACGTGATGTTTGCGTCGGGCGATCTGCAGCTGCCCAGGCCGCTGCGTGAGCGTCGGGCGCTGTTGGAGCAGCTTGCAGCAGCGTTGCAGCCGCAGGCTGTGTCCCCGCTGGAGCTCGACGCTGCGTTTGTGCCCGGTGGCCTGTTCGCTGCAGAAAGCTCTGAGGAAGCAGTGGAAAGGCTGAGGATATCGCCTGCACAAACGGTGGAATCCGCCGAAGCGATCGATCGCGCGTACGCTGACGCTCGCGCCCGGGCGAACGAGGGCGTGATGATCAAGGCGGCTGGCTCGGCGTATCTGCCGGGGCGTCGCGGGCTGGCGTGGGTGAAGCTGAAGCGCACGCTGGAGACGCTGGACGTTGTGATCACCGGTGCGGAGTTCGGCTCAGGCCGGCGCTCGCAGGTGCTCAGCGACTATACCTTCGCTGTGCGCGGCCCGGGCGGCGAGCTGCTGAACGTCGGCAAGGCGTACTCCGGACTTACGGACGTCGAGATCGCAGAGATGACCGAGTGGCTGAAAGCACACACGCTCGCCGACCACGGGCACTTTCGTACGGTGGAGCCTCTGCGTGTGCTGGAGGTCGCGTTCAACAACATCATGCGTTCGGATCGCCATGCTTCGGGCTTCGCGCTGCGGTTTCCGCGCATCGTCCGGCTACGTGACGACAAACCGGTGCAGGAGATCGACACCCTGGAGCGAGTGGAGGAAGTCTTTCAGAGTCAGCCAGATAAGCCGTTGGAGGGGGTTGAGGGCGAGCGTGCATGA
- a CDS encoding carboxypeptidase-like regulatory domain-containing protein: MALHLSVLRRSSAAFALLLTTLCVHAQQSLPSAPKPQSGTVLGNVIDADNDLVPNATVVLTENNVAAERLEMRSDAAGHFEFHDVPPGTWTLHVTAPELRPFEEGKIVVHPGGYALVQGIVLNVAATHADVTVTMTTEQVAEQEMHDEEKQRVLAIFPNFNTSYVWNAAPLNARQKMHLSLRAVTDPAAFITAGIVAGSEQVNNTFPGYGDGASGFGKRYGAAYGDAFIGRMLGYAVFPAIFRQDPRYFYMGPGSPTKERAYHAIASGLLCRGNNGHTQINYSHLLGNFTAGYISSVYHPDQNNAVGLAARNTVIGIGGTAVVNLVREFVLKAVSTGVPKYGKGKPTAESSKELQP, translated from the coding sequence TTGGCTCTTCACTTGTCCGTTCTTCGCCGCTCCTCTGCTGCATTCGCGCTTTTGCTCACAACCCTCTGCGTCCACGCGCAGCAATCTCTGCCGTCTGCACCGAAGCCGCAGAGCGGCACCGTGCTCGGCAACGTCATCGACGCCGACAACGACCTCGTACCCAACGCCACCGTCGTGTTGACCGAGAACAACGTCGCCGCCGAACGGTTGGAGATGCGCTCCGACGCTGCCGGCCACTTCGAGTTCCACGACGTTCCCCCAGGCACCTGGACGCTGCACGTCACCGCGCCCGAGCTTCGACCGTTTGAGGAAGGCAAGATCGTCGTCCATCCCGGCGGCTACGCGCTCGTGCAGGGCATCGTGCTCAACGTCGCCGCCACGCACGCTGACGTCACCGTCACGATGACAACGGAGCAGGTGGCCGAGCAGGAGATGCACGACGAGGAAAAGCAGCGCGTGCTGGCCATCTTCCCAAACTTCAACACCAGCTACGTCTGGAACGCCGCGCCGTTGAACGCACGGCAGAAGATGCACCTCAGCCTGCGCGCCGTCACCGATCCCGCCGCGTTCATCACCGCTGGCATCGTTGCAGGCAGTGAGCAGGTGAACAACACCTTCCCCGGCTATGGCGACGGCGCAAGCGGCTTCGGCAAACGCTACGGCGCAGCGTATGGCGATGCCTTCATCGGCCGCATGCTCGGCTACGCCGTCTTTCCGGCCATCTTCCGGCAGGACCCGCGCTACTTCTACATGGGGCCGGGTTCGCCCACCAAAGAACGTGCGTACCACGCCATCGCCAGCGGCCTGCTCTGCCGCGGCAACAACGGCCACACCCAGATCAACTACTCGCATCTGCTCGGCAACTTCACGGCAGGGTACATCTCCAGCGTCTATCACCCCGATCAGAACAATGCGGTTGGTTTGGCCGCAAGAAACACCGTCATCGGCATCGGCGGGACAGCGGTCGTGAACCTCGTACGCGAGTTCGTGCTCAAAGCCGTCTCAACCGGTGTCCCCAAGTATGGAAAAGGCAAGCCGACGGCAGAAAGCAGCAAGGAATTGCAGCCCTGA
- a CDS encoding DUF882 domain-containing protein, which produces MNLISCLSLSRTTSKLLSASLLFGSLAGMSGCGIERHTEPVTAAAVDTASPEGTKYELRLHHLHTGESIDVVYRIGDKYVPEAIDQLNHFLRDSRTDAVSHYDPREFDTLHELLATLHRNDATIDIVCGYRTPWSNNFLRTRRGRASYKATGVAEHSQHMLAKAIDIRVPGVKTLVLRNAALSLHAGGVGYYPTSQFVHVDVGPVRQWTYGGRHSREG; this is translated from the coding sequence TTGAACCTGATCTCCTGCCTGTCCCTGTCTCGTACGACATCCAAACTTCTCTCTGCTTCGCTTCTTTTCGGCTCACTGGCTGGGATGAGCGGCTGCGGTATCGAGCGCCACACGGAACCCGTGACGGCTGCGGCCGTGGACACGGCTTCTCCCGAAGGCACAAAGTACGAACTTCGCCTGCACCACCTGCACACCGGCGAATCGATCGATGTGGTCTACCGGATCGGCGACAAGTATGTGCCGGAGGCGATTGACCAGTTGAACCACTTCCTGCGTGACTCGCGCACGGACGCGGTCAGCCACTACGACCCCCGCGAGTTCGATACGTTGCATGAGCTGCTGGCGACACTGCACCGTAACGACGCGACGATCGACATCGTCTGCGGCTATCGCACGCCGTGGTCGAACAACTTCCTGCGTACGCGCAGGGGGCGGGCGAGCTACAAGGCGACGGGCGTAGCCGAGCACTCGCAGCACATGCTGGCGAAGGCGATTGATATTCGTGTGCCGGGCGTGAAGACGCTGGTGCTGCGGAATGCGGCGCTGAGCCTGCACGCGGGCGGCGTGGGCTATTACCCGACGAGCCAGTTTGTGCACGTGGACGTAGGCCCGGTGCGCCAGTGGACGTATGGCGGACGTCACAGCCGCGAAGGCTAG
- a CDS encoding DoxX family protein, giving the protein MKIVALVCRVLLGLMFVVFGANILHPFLPMGPMPPADSLVGKFHAVMMVSGWMKVVGAGQLIGGLLVLFGGTLPLGLCILCPITVNILCFHLFLTGGHEMAPGLVATVLELVLVFAYRESFTGILSTREQPTL; this is encoded by the coding sequence ATGAAGATCGTTGCCTTGGTCTGTCGCGTTTTGCTTGGCCTCATGTTCGTTGTCTTCGGCGCGAACATCCTTCATCCATTTCTGCCCATGGGGCCGATGCCTCCGGCGGATTCTCTCGTGGGCAAGTTTCACGCCGTCATGATGGTGTCCGGGTGGATGAAGGTGGTGGGTGCCGGGCAGTTGATCGGTGGTCTGCTGGTGCTCTTTGGCGGAACGCTGCCGCTTGGGCTCTGCATCCTGTGCCCCATTACGGTGAACATCCTGTGCTTCCACCTGTTCCTGACCGGCGGACACGAGATGGCTCCCGGGCTGGTGGCGACGGTGCTGGAACTGGTGCTGGTCTTTGCCTACCGCGAAAGCTTCACCGGCATCCTCAGCACGCGCGAGCAGCCTACGCTTTAG
- the fabZ gene encoding 3-hydroxyacyl-ACP dehydratase FabZ, giving the protein MSDSTTPEVVAEQTPAKQTMDIVEIMSILPHRYPFLLIDRVVEMERKQRIVAIKNVTMNEPHFTGHFPDYPIMPGVLQIEAMAQAGGALLLTEIPDRADKLMVFTGIEEAKFRRPVTPGDQLRIEVTVVNWRSRAVKMAGVITVDGKPVSEATITCQLVPRPRKTEAVAEPQA; this is encoded by the coding sequence ATGAGTGATTCCACTACACCCGAAGTTGTCGCGGAGCAGACTCCCGCAAAACAGACCATGGACATCGTTGAAATCATGTCCATCCTGCCGCACCGCTACCCGTTCCTGCTGATCGACCGCGTGGTCGAAATGGAGCGCAAGCAGCGCATCGTCGCGATCAAGAACGTGACGATGAACGAGCCGCACTTCACCGGCCACTTCCCCGATTACCCGATCATGCCAGGAGTGCTGCAGATCGAAGCGATGGCACAGGCAGGCGGCGCTCTGCTGCTGACCGAAATCCCCGATCGCGCCGACAAGCTGATGGTCTTCACCGGCATCGAAGAAGCGAAGTTCCGCCGCCCCGTTACCCCGGGCGACCAGCTCCGCATTGAGGTCACCGTGGTGAACTGGCGCTCGCGTGCCGTGAAGATGGCAGGCGTCATCACCGTGGATGGCAAGCCGGTTTCAGAAGCGACGATCACCTGCCAGCTCGTTCCGCGTCCGCGCAAGACCGAAGCTGTAGCTGAACCGCAGGCATAA
- a CDS encoding class I SAM-dependent rRNA methyltransferase, with protein sequence MNSEPQTLPLLKVTRRAAERLRAGHLWVYRSDAELPEPAPAPGSLVEVTDARNAVLGTALFSSTSQIIARLVSPEHGVTRELYLQQLAERIDEAFARRAIIAPLGVHTTAQRLLFSEADNTPGIIADRYGELVLVQLLTQGTAQDDVRAVVVASMRKHLEQNEAALTMWERPDPKIRELEELAPPPNDGLLYSNQPDKPTTATFALNDLSYHYSAATGQKTGAFLDQRLNYAAAAAHVKASGLTGRALDVCTYQGGFALHLATVCEHVTGIDQSHGALETADWNLSLNPQLAGRVDWIEADAFDLLRAFDDAHNKPDPRNPELPLDVATGFDAIVLDPPAFAKSKRALAGALRGYKELNLRAMRLLNPGGTLITNSCSHHVSLAEFMETVASAARDAGRRVQLIETRAAAPDHPEVLALPETSYLKCLILRVE encoded by the coding sequence GTGAACTCCGAACCCCAAACCCTCCCCCTGCTGAAAGTTACCCGCCGTGCCGCCGAGCGCCTTCGCGCTGGCCACCTCTGGGTCTACCGCTCCGACGCTGAACTTCCCGAACCTGCGCCTGCCCCCGGCTCGCTGGTTGAAGTTACCGACGCACGCAACGCCGTCCTTGGCACAGCACTCTTTTCGTCCACTTCGCAGATCATCGCTCGCCTCGTCTCGCCGGAACATGGCGTCACGCGCGAGCTCTATCTCCAGCAGCTTGCCGAACGCATCGACGAAGCCTTTGCCCGCCGCGCCATCATCGCGCCGCTGGGAGTACACACCACCGCGCAGCGTCTGCTCTTCTCTGAAGCCGACAACACGCCCGGCATCATCGCCGACCGCTACGGCGAACTCGTGCTCGTGCAGTTGCTCACGCAGGGCACAGCGCAGGACGACGTCCGTGCCGTCGTCGTCGCGTCCATGCGCAAGCACCTCGAGCAAAACGAAGCCGCGCTCACGATGTGGGAGCGTCCCGACCCCAAGATTCGCGAACTTGAAGAGCTCGCACCGCCGCCGAACGATGGCCTGCTCTACTCCAACCAGCCGGACAAACCCACAACGGCGACCTTCGCGCTCAACGACCTGAGCTACCACTACTCGGCCGCAACCGGCCAGAAGACAGGCGCGTTCCTCGATCAGCGTCTGAACTACGCCGCCGCTGCCGCGCACGTGAAGGCCAGCGGACTGACCGGCCGAGCACTCGACGTCTGCACCTATCAGGGCGGCTTCGCGCTGCACCTTGCCACGGTCTGCGAGCACGTCACCGGTATCGACCAGTCGCACGGCGCGCTCGAGACGGCCGATTGGAACCTTTCCCTGAACCCGCAACTCGCAGGCCGCGTGGACTGGATCGAGGCCGACGCCTTCGACCTGCTGCGCGCCTTCGACGATGCCCACAACAAGCCCGATCCGCGCAATCCGGAGCTTCCGCTGGACGTCGCCACAGGCTTTGACGCCATCGTGCTCGACCCACCGGCGTTCGCCAAGTCCAAGCGGGCGCTCGCGGGCGCTCTGCGCGGCTACAAGGAGCTGAACCTGCGTGCCATGCGCCTGCTGAACCCCGGCGGAACGCTGATCACAAACTCCTGCTCCCACCACGTTTCGCTCGCAGAGTTCATGGAAACCGTGGCCTCCGCCGCCAGGGATGCAGGACGTCGTGTTCAGCTCATCGAAACACGTGCCGCAGCCCCCGATCACCCCGAGGTACTCGCGTTACCCGAAACGAGTTACCTCAAGTGCCTGATCCTGCGCGTGGAGTAA
- a CDS encoding SDR family NAD(P)-dependent oxidoreductase — MDGIKLSLEGKVALVTGGSRGIGAATVRLFRQAGARVVFSYRLRVAEAEALVAECGGSEFCHAVQQDLSSILEGQALVQAAISAFGRVDCLIVNHGVWPPHDQPIDSMPAQQWRSTLGINLDSTFGLVQAATAHMLSRGEASDPTTELGAHRFGSGLPTAETVAEETVDATELLEERVYSDHIHYDAPASGPLGHIVLVASTAAQRGEAFHADYAASKGALLSFTKSLSSELAPQGILANCVAPGWVSTEMSAGTLEDPIASKKALGLIPLGRAADPEEIAGPILFLCTPWAGFVSGEIFNVNGGAVLVG, encoded by the coding sequence ATGGACGGAATCAAGCTCTCGCTCGAAGGCAAAGTCGCACTCGTCACCGGAGGCTCCCGCGGCATCGGCGCAGCCACTGTGCGACTCTTCCGCCAGGCCGGAGCGCGCGTCGTCTTCAGCTATCGCCTGCGAGTGGCAGAAGCCGAGGCTCTCGTAGCAGAGTGCGGTGGCAGCGAGTTCTGCCACGCCGTGCAGCAGGATCTCTCCTCCATCCTCGAAGGACAGGCCCTTGTGCAGGCCGCCATCTCCGCCTTCGGTCGCGTGGACTGCCTGATCGTGAACCACGGCGTCTGGCCGCCGCATGACCAACCCATCGACTCCATGCCCGCGCAGCAGTGGCGCTCCACGCTCGGCATCAACCTCGACAGCACCTTCGGGCTGGTGCAGGCGGCGACCGCACACATGCTCTCGCGCGGCGAAGCCAGCGACCCCACCACGGAACTCGGCGCACACCGCTTCGGCTCCGGCCTGCCCACCGCGGAAACCGTTGCGGAAGAAACCGTCGATGCGACCGAACTGCTCGAAGAGCGCGTCTACAGCGACCACATCCACTACGACGCACCGGCCAGCGGCCCGCTCGGCCACATCGTCCTCGTCGCCTCCACCGCAGCGCAGCGCGGCGAGGCCTTCCACGCTGACTATGCCGCCAGCAAAGGCGCACTGCTTTCGTTCACCAAGAGCCTCTCGAGCGAACTCGCCCCGCAGGGCATTCTCGCCAACTGCGTCGCTCCTGGCTGGGTCTCGACCGAGATGTCGGCTGGAACCCTGGAAGACCCAATCGCGTCCAAGAAAGCGCTGGGACTGATTCCTCTCGGCCGCGCGGCCGACCCCGAAGAGATCGCCGGGCCCATCTTGTTCCTTTGCACGCCGTGGGCAGGCTTCGTCTCTGGAGAGATCTTCAACGTCAACGGCGGCGCTGTACTCGTCGGCTAA
- the prfA gene encoding peptide chain release factor 1, which produces MFDKLDQLEERYEDLGRQLGDPTLLSDQKKFQQVAKQHRDLEPTVEKFREFRRLKQAIEDSKAMLEDADMREMAEMELADLEPRLPIVEEEMKVLLLPKDPNDDKNIVIEVRAATGGDEASLFAAEVFRMYLRFAEQHRWKVEVLSESPTDVGGLKEVTAIFEGDKVFSQMKYESGVHRVQRVPATETQGRVHTSAITVAVLPEAEEVDVKIENKDLRVDTFCSSGPGGQSVNTTYSAIRITHLPTNTVVSCQDEKSQIKNREKAMRVLRARLYEVEQERLHQIQAAARKSQVGSGDRSEKIRTYNFPQNRLTDHRIGLTNHQLAMVMEGLLQPTVDALIAHDTAERLKAESAA; this is translated from the coding sequence ATGTTTGACAAGCTCGATCAACTCGAAGAACGCTACGAAGACCTTGGCCGCCAGCTCGGCGACCCCACCCTGCTTTCTGACCAGAAGAAGTTCCAGCAGGTCGCCAAACAGCACCGCGACCTCGAACCGACCGTCGAGAAGTTTCGCGAGTTTCGCCGCCTGAAGCAGGCCATTGAAGACTCAAAAGCCATGCTCGAAGACGCCGACATGCGCGAGATGGCCGAGATGGAACTCGCCGACCTCGAACCCAGGCTGCCAATCGTCGAAGAAGAGATGAAGGTGTTGCTGCTGCCCAAGGACCCCAACGACGACAAGAACATCGTCATCGAAGTCCGCGCAGCCACCGGCGGCGACGAAGCTTCGCTCTTCGCAGCCGAGGTCTTCCGCATGTATCTCCGCTTCGCCGAACAGCATCGCTGGAAGGTGGAAGTGCTTTCGGAGTCGCCGACGGATGTGGGCGGCCTGAAGGAAGTCACGGCCATCTTTGAAGGAGACAAGGTCTTCTCGCAGATGAAGTATGAGTCCGGCGTTCACCGCGTGCAGCGCGTTCCGGCCACCGAAACGCAGGGCCGCGTCCATACTTCGGCGATCACCGTTGCGGTGCTGCCGGAAGCCGAAGAAGTCGACGTGAAGATCGAGAACAAGGACCTCCGCGTGGATACGTTCTGCTCCTCCGGCCCCGGCGGACAGTCGGTGAACACGACCTACTCGGCGATCCGCATCACGCATCTGCCCACCAACACCGTGGTGAGCTGCCAGGACGAAAAGTCGCAGATCAAGAACCGCGAAAAGGCCATGCGCGTTCTCCGCGCACGCCTCTACGAGGTCGAGCAGGAGCGTCTGCACCAGATTCAGGCCGCAGCGCGTAAGTCGCAGGTCGGCTCCGGCGATCGCTCCGAGAAGATCCGCACCTACAACTTCCCGCAGAACCGCCTCACCGACCACCGCATCGGCCTCACCAACCATCAGCTTGCGATGGTGATGGAAGGCCTGCTGCAGCCTACGGTCGATGCGCTGATCGCGCACGACACCGCCGAGCGTCTGAAGGCCGAGAGCGCAGCGTAA
- a CDS encoding GNAT family N-acetyltransferase, translated as MNQPISTATPTGLTADSPEIVTLRRATAADAAALALVGSATFLEAYTWMLPGADIIDFCATHHTAAKYAEYLAQPTTRITLAVAGVDAPVGYAMLSAPDLPTATTSNEDIELKRIYLFSRFRSHLVEGIKASQALMSAAISDARALGAKRLLLGTHASNARAIAFYRRNGFEIVGTRTFQVGEQTCSDYILGRAL; from the coding sequence ATGAACCAACCCATCTCCACCGCAACCCCTACAGGCCTCACCGCCGACTCGCCAGAGATCGTAACGCTGCGCCGCGCCACCGCCGCAGATGCCGCCGCGCTCGCGCTGGTAGGCAGTGCGACGTTCCTCGAGGCGTACACCTGGATGCTTCCCGGCGCGGACATCATCGACTTCTGCGCCACGCACCACACGGCCGCGAAGTATGCCGAGTATCTCGCGCAACCCACCACACGCATCACCCTCGCCGTCGCTGGCGTGGATGCTCCGGTAGGCTACGCGATGCTCTCCGCGCCCGACCTGCCCACCGCCACGACCAGCAACGAAGACATCGAGCTCAAGCGCATCTACCTCTTCTCGCGCTTTCGCAGCCATCTGGTCGAAGGCATCAAAGCCTCACAGGCGTTGATGAGCGCCGCGATCAGCGACGCTCGTGCGTTGGGAGCAAAGCGGCTGCTGCTCGGCACCCACGCGAGCAACGCCCGGGCCATCGCCTTCTATCGCCGTAACGGCTTCGAGATCGTGGGTACGCGCACGTTCCAGGTTGGCGAACAGACTTGCTCTGACTACATCCTCGGACGCGCTCTCTAA